A window of the Microvirga terrae genome harbors these coding sequences:
- a CDS encoding AzlC family ABC transporter permease — protein sequence MSPALRPHFSTAGLRHGARAALPAFPGFIMFAVAFGTAAAQKGLSLGETLGLSAFVYAGASQMVGLEIWQKAWTPSTILTIMMVTAVVNARLILLGATLQPWLKDEPLARTAFNLFLLTEAGWLVGTRYHGEGGRDVGVLLGCGIILWLVWLVATLTGFFAGALVPEPRRFGLDLVMPIFFGVMLVPLWKGAKPALPWLVAGIVSLIVHALVPGYVFIIAGALAGVAAGMLIE from the coding sequence ATGTCTCCCGCTCTCCGCCCTCATTTTTCCACGGCCGGGCTTCGGCACGGCGCCCGCGCCGCCCTGCCCGCCTTTCCCGGCTTCATCATGTTTGCCGTGGCGTTCGGCACGGCGGCGGCCCAGAAAGGCCTGTCGCTCGGCGAGACACTGGGTCTCTCCGCCTTCGTCTATGCCGGCGCCTCCCAGATGGTCGGGCTCGAGATCTGGCAAAAGGCGTGGACGCCTTCGACGATCCTCACGATCATGATGGTCACGGCCGTCGTGAATGCACGGTTGATCCTTCTGGGCGCCACTCTCCAGCCCTGGCTCAAGGATGAGCCGCTCGCTCGCACGGCCTTCAATCTTTTCCTTCTCACCGAGGCCGGCTGGCTCGTCGGTACCCGCTATCACGGCGAGGGCGGCCGCGATGTGGGTGTGCTCCTGGGGTGCGGGATCATCCTCTGGCTGGTGTGGCTCGTCGCGACGCTCACGGGTTTCTTTGCCGGAGCCCTCGTGCCGGAGCCGAGGCGCTTCGGCCTCGATCTCGTCATGCCGATCTTCTTCGGCGTCATGCTCGTTCCCTTGTGGAAAGGCGCGAAGCCCGCCCTGCCCTGGCTCGTCGCGGGCATCGTGTCCCTGATCGTTCACGCGCTCGTCCCCGGCTATGTCTTCATCATCGCCGGCGCCTTGGCCGGGGTTGCTGCCGGGATGCTGATCGAATGA
- a CDS encoding TerC family protein produces MFDLSQFFGPEVVAFLMVIGIDLALAGDNAIVIGLAAAGLPKEQRNKAILLGVLAATVLRIVFALVTTQLLQIVGLLLAGGILLLWVCWKMWRELRTGHEQEEQAAEEALEGRDINQDGTVAGGAPRKTFAQAAWQIIIADVSMSLDNVLAVAGAAREHPYILAFGLILSVALMGIAASYIARLLHRYRWIAYVGLAIILYVALKMIYEGWIEVAPHVTAAIG; encoded by the coding sequence TGTTTGATCTCTCGCAGTTTTTCGGTCCCGAGGTCGTCGCCTTCCTGATGGTCATCGGCATCGATCTCGCGCTCGCCGGCGACAACGCCATCGTCATCGGCCTGGCGGCGGCCGGCCTTCCGAAGGAACAGCGCAACAAGGCAATCCTTCTCGGCGTTCTCGCCGCGACGGTCCTGCGTATCGTGTTCGCGCTGGTCACCACCCAGCTTCTCCAGATCGTGGGCCTTCTCCTGGCCGGCGGCATTCTCCTTCTGTGGGTCTGCTGGAAGATGTGGCGCGAGCTTCGCACCGGTCACGAGCAGGAGGAGCAGGCCGCCGAGGAGGCTCTCGAGGGCCGGGACATCAACCAGGACGGCACCGTCGCCGGCGGCGCCCCGCGCAAGACTTTCGCCCAGGCCGCCTGGCAGATCATCATCGCGGACGTGTCCATGTCCCTCGACAACGTCCTGGCCGTGGCCGGGGCCGCCCGCGAGCACCCCTACATCCTGGCCTTCGGCCTCATTCTGTCGGTTGCCCTCATGGGCATTGCCGCCTCGTACATCGCCCGCCTGCTCCATCGCTACCGCTGGATCGCCTATGTGGGCCTTGCGATCATCCTCTACGTGGCGCTCAAGATGATCTACGAGGGCTGGATCGAGGTCGCGCCGCACGTCACCGCGGCGATCGGCTGA
- a CDS encoding UPF0262 family protein: MASEAKERTRLVAVTLDESSIGRGNPDQEHERAIAIYDILEENTFGLPNYDGGPYALRISLIEKKLCFEVTAQDGAHLVSHHLSLTPFRKAIRDYEMICDSYYQAIRSASPAQIEAIDMGRRGLHNEAAELLMKRLDGKLILDFNTARRIFTLIFALHWKG, from the coding sequence ATGGCGAGCGAAGCGAAGGAGCGGACCCGGCTGGTTGCCGTCACCCTCGACGAATCCTCCATCGGTCGAGGCAACCCCGATCAGGAGCACGAGCGGGCCATCGCCATCTACGACATCCTTGAGGAGAACACCTTCGGCCTGCCGAATTATGACGGGGGCCCCTATGCCCTGCGCATCTCGCTCATCGAGAAGAAGCTCTGTTTCGAAGTGACCGCTCAGGACGGTGCGCATCTCGTCTCGCATCATCTGTCCCTGACGCCCTTCCGGAAGGCCATTCGCGATTACGAGATGATCTGCGACAGCTATTATCAGGCCATCCGCTCGGCCTCGCCGGCGCAGATCGAAGCCATCGACATGGGGCGGCGCGGATTGCACAACGAAGCCGCCGAACTCCTGATGAAGCGTCTCGATGGCAAGCTGATCCTCGATTTCAATACGGCGCGTCGCATCTTCACGCTGATTTTCGCGCTTCACTGGAAGGGCTGA
- a CDS encoding AzlD family protein, with product MTTLGSVIASPWGSVLAIGAMAVVTYLCRIAGVAVMSRVRLTPRIERGLRALPGSIILATILPVVIDNGFPAMAALAAAIVAMAVTRIDIVGLLVGLGTLSVIRMLG from the coding sequence ATGACCACGCTCGGCAGCGTCATCGCGAGCCCCTGGGGCTCCGTCCTCGCCATCGGGGCCATGGCCGTCGTGACATATCTGTGCCGCATCGCGGGCGTCGCCGTCATGAGCCGGGTCCGCCTGACGCCGCGCATCGAGCGGGGACTTCGCGCCCTTCCCGGCTCCATCATCCTGGCGACGATCCTGCCCGTGGTCATCGACAACGGCTTTCCTGCGATGGCCGCCCTCGCGGCGGCGATCGTCGCCATGGCCGTGACGCGGATCGACATCGTGGGCCTGCTCGTGGGACTAGGCACCCTCTCCGTCATCAGGATGCTTGGCTGA
- a CDS encoding low molecular weight phosphatase family protein, translating to MNAVRSVMAEAIARHYFGKSIYVQSAGVRKSDTDAFTASILSEIGIDGSKHKPRTLEELEEWEGLNFDLIISLSPEAHHAALELTRTIAAEVEYWPTPDPTITQGSREQVLDSYRNIRDGLMYRIRLRLKQGSAKHPDDGEGA from the coding sequence ATGAACGCGGTGCGCTCGGTGATGGCCGAGGCCATTGCGCGGCACTATTTCGGCAAGTCGATCTATGTGCAATCCGCCGGTGTCCGCAAGAGCGACACGGATGCCTTCACGGCATCGATCCTGTCCGAGATCGGCATCGATGGATCCAAGCACAAGCCGCGCACGCTCGAGGAGCTGGAGGAGTGGGAGGGTCTCAACTTCGACCTGATCATCTCGCTCTCGCCGGAGGCGCATCACGCGGCGCTGGAACTGACCCGCACCATCGCGGCCGAGGTGGAATATTGGCCGACCCCGGATCCGACGATCACGCAGGGCTCGCGCGAGCAGGTGCTCGATTCCTACCGCAACATTCGCGACGGATTGATGTACCGCATCCGCCTTCGCCTCAAGCAGGGCTCAGCCAAGCATCCTGATGACGGAGAGGGTGCCTAG